One stretch of Longimicrobiaceae bacterium DNA includes these proteins:
- a CDS encoding DUF1080 domain-containing protein produces MLLHPPGAASGQQEWRSLFNGTDLTGWGGDVDGYTVENGAIVCLPDGGGNLYVDGEFDDFVLRFSFRMEPGGNNGVGIRAERGKDAAYYGMEIQILDDYAEQYNELKPWQFHGSIYGVVPARRGALKPAGEWNEEEIRAEGSRITVTLNGTVIVDADIREAARNGTIDGREHPGLFNRSGAIGFLGHGSRVEFKDIRIREL; encoded by the coding sequence ATGCTCCTTCACCCGCCTGGCGCGGCGTCCGGACAGCAAGAGTGGCGCTCGCTGTTCAACGGCACCGACCTGACCGGCTGGGGCGGTGACGTGGACGGCTACACGGTGGAGAACGGGGCCATCGTCTGCCTCCCGGACGGGGGTGGCAACCTCTACGTGGACGGTGAGTTCGACGATTTCGTCCTGCGGTTCTCCTTCCGGATGGAGCCAGGCGGGAACAACGGGGTGGGGATCCGTGCGGAGCGCGGCAAGGATGCGGCGTATTATGGGATGGAGATCCAGATCCTGGACGACTACGCCGAACAGTATAATGAGCTGAAGCCGTGGCAGTTCCACGGGTCCATCTACGGGGTGGTGCCGGCGCGCCGGGGGGCGCTGAAACCCGCGGGGGAATGGAACGAGGAGGAGATCCGGGCTGAGGGCTCCCGCATCACCGTCACGCTGAACGGCACCGTGATCGTCGACGCCGATATCCGCGAAGCGGCCCGGAACGGGACGATAGATGGTCGCGAGCACCCGGGCCTCTTCAACCGCAGCGGGGCCATCGGCTTCCTCGGCCACGGCAGTCGCGTCGAGTTCAAGGACATCCGCATCCGCGAGCTGTAG
- a CDS encoding phosphatidylinositol-specific phospholipase C/glycerophosphodiester phosphodiesterase family protein, which yields MERVSASRSSSSRPVWRSRTARAALFCISLLAFSSAATALPQGGDSDPDPLLRAHAHNDYLHARPLHDALEHGFNSVEVDVHLVGDELLVAHDREEVDPTRTLESLYLAPLRARVAGRDGAVYPGAPPLLLLIDIKSGAEDTYARLHPLLRSYADILTFTVGDIVVEGPVQAVISGNRPKTALLAAPVRFAAYDGRLSDLEENASLPPSFMPLISDSWDQVTDWNGEGPPPSELRARLEELAALAHSQGRRIRFWGAPDRPEVWELLHETGVDLINSDDLEGLSQFLSEREDREDEG from the coding sequence ATGGAGAGAGTTTCTGCTTCGCGATCCTCTTCCTCGCGCCCCGTCTGGCGAAGCCGAACGGCTCGAGCCGCCCTCTTCTGCATTTCACTGCTGGCCTTTTCGAGTGCCGCCACCGCCCTCCCGCAAGGCGGAGATTCCGACCCCGACCCGCTGCTGCGGGCGCACGCGCACAACGACTACCTGCATGCCCGTCCGCTTCACGACGCGCTCGAGCACGGCTTCAACAGCGTCGAGGTAGACGTGCACCTCGTGGGAGACGAACTGCTCGTCGCCCACGACCGCGAAGAGGTGGATCCTACCCGCACGCTCGAGTCGCTCTACCTGGCGCCGTTGCGCGCCCGCGTGGCCGGTCGTGACGGTGCGGTCTATCCCGGGGCACCGCCCCTCCTCCTCCTGATCGACATCAAGAGCGGGGCGGAGGATACCTACGCCCGCCTCCATCCTCTGCTGCGCAGCTATGCCGACATCCTGACCTTCACAGTGGGGGACATCGTGGTGGAAGGCCCGGTGCAGGCGGTCATCTCCGGCAACCGGCCGAAAACTGCGCTGCTGGCGGCGCCGGTGCGCTTCGCCGCCTACGATGGCCGCCTCTCGGATCTGGAGGAAAACGCTTCGCTTCCCCCATCGTTCATGCCGTTGATCAGCGACTCCTGGGACCAGGTCACCGACTGGAACGGCGAGGGACCCCCACCGTCGGAGCTGCGCGCCCGCCTCGAAGAGCTGGCGGCTCTGGCGCACTCCCAGGGGCGGCGCATCCGCTTCTGGGGTGCCCCGGATCGGCCAGAGGTCTGGGAATTGCTTCACGAAACCGGCGTCGACCTCATCAACAGCGACGATCTGGAGGGGCTGAGCCAGTTCCTCTCGGAGCGCGAGGATCGCGAGGACGAGGGGTGA
- a CDS encoding GGDEF domain-containing protein, whose translation MKRTISPRVALRSEDPTTLELLRRPEVLYSAALFLAAVFSLSLAFDWTGESASERTGASVFFLLYGLLTITTGYHHPKIGHVSFDRVSQVASILVLGPVQAALVNGLASLIYPWHRLWKGFSLAQVITASLNNSGLMTLMILSCGLIYEKLGGQVPLTTLDWTAALLLPLLILSMQVVNEVGMGLHLLLRDGYWDRYLNRFVLCLESGAGMAAVMVAIIFNRMELPVIVLMLAVVTTVMGVVTQFARMRLELETIIADRTRVLREKTAELEQLAIRDQLTGLFNRRYVDEYLDGRIEEFVRYGRRFAVALIDLDHFKRINDQHAHEVGDEVLRRVAKIFADRCRDTDVVARYGGEEFLLCFPEASAEEVAEICEQLRMAIASHDWDSLAPGITVSLSAGVAEMRAGLGRSALVNAADRKLYEAKRGGRNLVKF comes from the coding sequence TTGAAACGCACGATTTCCCCGCGGGTGGCACTGCGGTCGGAGGATCCGACCACCCTCGAGCTTCTGCGCCGACCGGAGGTCCTCTATTCGGCCGCCCTTTTTCTCGCCGCAGTTTTCTCGCTGTCGCTGGCATTCGACTGGACGGGCGAGTCGGCGTCCGAGCGCACAGGCGCGTCCGTCTTCTTTCTGCTCTACGGACTGCTGACGATCACCACGGGCTACCACCACCCGAAGATCGGTCACGTCTCCTTCGACCGCGTCTCCCAGGTGGCGAGTATCCTGGTCCTCGGACCGGTGCAGGCCGCTCTCGTGAATGGCCTCGCTTCGTTGATCTATCCCTGGCACCGTCTCTGGAAGGGGTTCAGCCTCGCGCAGGTGATTACTGCCTCGCTGAACAATTCGGGGCTGATGACCCTGATGATCCTGAGTTGCGGGCTGATCTACGAAAAGCTGGGTGGGCAGGTGCCGTTGACCACGCTCGACTGGACGGCCGCGCTGCTCCTGCCGCTGCTGATCCTTTCCATGCAGGTGGTCAACGAGGTCGGCATGGGACTGCACCTCCTGCTCAGGGACGGGTACTGGGACCGCTACCTCAACCGCTTCGTGCTTTGCCTGGAGTCAGGGGCGGGGATGGCCGCGGTGATGGTGGCGATCATCTTCAACCGCATGGAGCTGCCCGTCATCGTGCTGATGCTGGCCGTGGTCACCACCGTCATGGGGGTGGTCACACAGTTCGCGCGCATGCGGCTCGAGCTGGAGACCATCATCGCCGATCGAACGCGCGTCCTGCGCGAGAAGACGGCGGAGCTCGAGCAGCTCGCCATTCGCGACCAGCTCACCGGGCTCTTCAACCGGCGGTATGTTGACGAGTATCTGGACGGGCGCATCGAGGAGTTCGTGCGTTACGGGAGGCGCTTCGCGGTGGCGCTTATCGACCTTGACCATTTCAAGCGCATCAACGACCAGCATGCGCACGAGGTGGGTGATGAGGTGCTCAGGCGCGTGGCGAAAATCTTCGCCGATCGCTGTCGCGATACCGATGTGGTCGCCCGTTATGGCGGCGAGGAGTTCCTGCTCTGTTTCCCCGAGGCTTCCGCGGAGGAGGTGGCGGAGATCTGTGAGCAGCTGCGCATGGCCATCGCGTCACACGACTGGGACAGTCTGGCACCCGGCATTACCGTCTCGTTGAGCGCCGGCGTGGCCGAGATGCGCGCCGGGCTCGGCCGCAGCGCGCTGGTCAACGCCGCCGACCGCAAGCTGTACGAGGCCAAGCGCGGAGGGCGGAACCTGGTGAAGTTCTGA
- a CDS encoding ATP-dependent DNA ligase, giving the protein MTLPIPFDYAPMEAETASRLPRGDDWLYEPKWDGFRCLAFRDGDRVELRSKAGKPLGRYFPDVVEAIQATRAPRFVLDGEIVIAVDGAISFDDLLLRIHPAASRVKLLATETPADLICFDLLVDAKAEDLTGEPLRARKQALERFARSALKKSPRLHLSPSTDDFAIASKWLEEGAGGLDGVIAKRADAAYASGDRSAMVKVKRTRTADCVVGGFRWSKSGNEIGSLLLGLYGADGRLHHVGFCSALSAEKKKEAREKLEPLRGGEGFGGRAPVGKSRWRKEGTGAWEPLRPELVVEVEYDHFNQGRFRHGTRFVRWRPDKAPTQCLMDQVEKEGANALKML; this is encoded by the coding sequence GTGACGCTCCCCATCCCGTTCGACTACGCGCCGATGGAGGCCGAGACGGCCTCCCGGCTGCCGCGCGGCGACGACTGGCTGTACGAGCCGAAGTGGGACGGATTCCGCTGCCTCGCCTTTCGTGACGGAGACCGGGTGGAGCTTCGCTCCAAGGCGGGAAAGCCCCTCGGGCGCTATTTCCCCGACGTGGTGGAGGCGATCCAGGCGACGCGGGCGCCCAGATTCGTCCTCGATGGAGAGATCGTCATTGCCGTCGACGGGGCGATTTCCTTCGATGACCTGCTCCTGCGGATCCATCCGGCTGCCTCTCGGGTGAAGCTCCTGGCGACCGAGACACCCGCGGACCTGATCTGCTTCGACCTGCTGGTCGATGCAAAGGCAGAGGACCTCACCGGTGAGCCGCTCCGCGCGCGTAAGCAGGCCCTGGAGCGCTTCGCCCGCAGCGCGCTGAAGAAGTCGCCACGCCTGCATCTCTCCCCTTCTACCGACGACTTCGCGATCGCCAGCAAGTGGCTCGAGGAAGGGGCTGGTGGTCTCGATGGGGTCATCGCCAAACGTGCTGATGCGGCGTACGCCTCCGGGGATCGCAGCGCGATGGTGAAGGTGAAGCGGACGAGGACGGCCGACTGCGTAGTGGGCGGGTTCCGGTGGAGCAAGAGCGGGAACGAGATCGGGTCGCTCCTGCTCGGCCTCTACGGCGCGGACGGCCGGCTACACCACGTGGGGTTCTGTTCGGCACTGAGTGCCGAGAAGAAGAAGGAGGCGCGCGAGAAGCTCGAGCCTCTACGCGGAGGAGAGGGCTTCGGAGGTCGTGCCCCTGTGGGCAAGTCGCGCTGGCGAAAGGAGGGGACGGGGGCGTGGGAGCCGCTGCGCCCCGAGCTGGTCGTGGAGGTGGAGTACGATCACTTCAACCAGGGCCGATTTCGTCACGGCACCCGCTTCGTACGCTGGCGCCCGGACAAAGCACCGACCCAGTGCCTGATGGATCAGGTGGAGAAGGAGGGGGCGAACGCCTTGAAGATGCTGTGA
- a CDS encoding nuclear transport factor 2 family protein — translation MSTRSRSRAGALPGVRRGVLVALALLGLTLPGQAQAQDAAEDEVRAVIQRLFDGMRLGDSTMVRSTFHPTARLLTSGIQSGQPRLQEGSVDDFVRAVGAPHDAMWDERIENLEVRVDDPLATAWMDYRFHLGEQFSHCGVNAMQLVRTPDGWKILHVVDTRRPACPA, via the coding sequence ATGAGCACGCGCTCCCGCTCCCGCGCGGGTGCCTTGCCCGGCGTCAGGCGCGGCGTTCTCGTCGCCCTGGCGCTCCTCGGATTGACCTTACCCGGCCAGGCGCAAGCGCAGGATGCGGCCGAGGATGAGGTGCGCGCCGTCATCCAGCGGCTTTTCGATGGGATGCGTCTGGGCGACAGCACGATGGTGCGATCGACCTTTCATCCGACCGCGCGGCTCTTGACTTCAGGAATCCAGTCGGGTCAGCCGCGTCTGCAGGAAGGAAGCGTCGATGATTTCGTTCGCGCGGTGGGGGCCCCGCACGACGCGATGTGGGATGAACGGATCGAGAACCTGGAGGTCCGCGTCGACGATCCGCTGGCTACCGCCTGGATGGACTACCGCTTCCATCTGGGCGAACAGTTTTCCCACTGCGGGGTGAACGCCATGCAACTCGTCAGAACCCCCGACGGCTGGAAGATCCTGCACGTGGTCGACACCCGACGGCCTGCCTGCCCCGCCTGA
- a CDS encoding YIP1 family protein encodes MATVSDGSVLSRMKGAAMLDVNTYEEVEADSTATTQAAIVVAIVAIASAIGGAGEGGPGIIGGLLAAIVGWLLWAGITYLIGDKLLGGTATWGELLRTIGFAQSPGVLYVLGIIPFLGVFVRFAVAIWILIAGIIALRQALDFSTGKAILTAVLGWLAMVVVAVLLSPLAL; translated from the coding sequence ATGGCCACGGTTTCGGATGGGAGCGTGTTGAGCCGCATGAAGGGCGCGGCGATGCTGGACGTCAATACCTACGAGGAGGTGGAGGCGGACTCCACCGCGACCACCCAGGCCGCAATCGTTGTGGCGATCGTGGCAATCGCCAGTGCGATCGGAGGCGCAGGCGAGGGCGGGCCGGGAATCATCGGAGGGCTCCTGGCCGCGATCGTGGGGTGGCTCCTCTGGGCGGGTATCACTTACCTCATCGGCGACAAGCTGCTGGGTGGCACCGCGACCTGGGGCGAGCTGTTGCGGACGATCGGTTTCGCGCAGTCGCCGGGTGTACTGTACGTCCTGGGGATCATCCCCTTCCTGGGCGTGTTCGTCCGCTTCGCGGTGGCGATCTGGATCCTCATCGCAGGGATCATCGCGCTCCGCCAGGCTCTCGATTTCAGCACCGGAAAAGCGATCCTGACCGCAGTACTCGGTTGGCTCGCGATGGTGGTGGTGGCCGTGTTGCTCTCTCCCCTGGCACTATGA
- a CDS encoding DUF1080 domain-containing protein — translation MPRFAVQVILALITSAALHAQEGQPRDLFNGRDLSGWHADVPAMDDDPSARSPFLVRNGLLVSLGKPGGHLLTDEVFEDYRLEVEYRFAGEPGNAGVLIHASTPRALYDMFPQSIEVQMMHTNAGDFWSIVEDIKVPDMERRRGPPETWGSTGDKQRRTPNLTDGSEHPVGEWNRMVIEAVDREIKVWVNGDLVNYGFDATAERGRIALQSEGSEVEFRKVRLTPIRQLSEETP, via the coding sequence GTGCCACGATTCGCCGTTCAAGTCATCCTGGCCCTGATCACCTCGGCAGCCCTCCACGCGCAGGAGGGGCAGCCGCGCGACCTGTTCAACGGGCGGGACCTCAGCGGCTGGCACGCCGACGTTCCCGCGATGGACGACGATCCTTCCGCCAGGAGTCCTTTCCTGGTTCGCAACGGCCTGCTGGTCAGCCTCGGTAAGCCGGGCGGTCACCTGCTGACCGACGAGGTGTTCGAAGACTACCGACTGGAGGTGGAGTACCGATTCGCCGGAGAGCCGGGCAACGCGGGGGTACTGATCCACGCCTCCACTCCCCGCGCGCTGTACGACATGTTCCCGCAATCGATCGAAGTCCAGATGATGCACACCAACGCCGGCGATTTCTGGAGCATCGTCGAGGACATCAAGGTGCCGGACATGGAGAGACGCCGCGGACCACCGGAGACCTGGGGATCAACCGGGGACAAGCAGCGCCGCACGCCCAACCTGACTGACGGCTCCGAGCACCCAGTGGGTGAATGGAACCGTATGGTGATCGAGGCCGTTGACCGCGAGATCAAGGTGTGGGTGAACGGTGACCTCGTGAACTACGGCTTCGATGCCACCGCCGAGCGTGGACGGATCGCGCTGCAGTCCGAGGGCTCCGAGGTGGAGTTCCGCAAAGTCCGACTCACGCCGATCCGGCAGCTCAGCGAGGAGACACCCTGA
- a CDS encoding VTT domain-containing protein: MSLLALWITTFGVCVAGAIVPFINTEIYLVSVSAISPHAFVGPLVVAASVGQMVGKVAMFYAGRGVLHMGMERVRRPVESLRQSLDERPIFARALLLSSALVGLPPLYVVSVACGTIGMSVVTFFVIGLAGRLVHFAVVALIPQYARMLIG, from the coding sequence ATGAGCCTGCTCGCTCTCTGGATCACGACCTTCGGCGTCTGCGTGGCCGGCGCCATCGTTCCGTTCATCAACACCGAGATCTACCTGGTGTCGGTTTCGGCGATCAGCCCGCACGCGTTCGTCGGGCCGCTCGTGGTCGCCGCATCGGTCGGACAGATGGTGGGCAAGGTGGCGATGTTTTACGCAGGGCGAGGCGTGCTCCACATGGGGATGGAGCGGGTGCGGAGGCCGGTCGAGTCCCTGCGGCAAAGCCTTGATGAACGACCGATCTTTGCCCGCGCCCTGCTACTCAGCAGCGCCCTCGTGGGACTTCCCCCGCTCTACGTGGTCTCCGTCGCCTGCGGAACCATCGGAATGAGCGTCGTGACCTTCTTCGTAATCGGCCTGGCCGGTCGGCTGGTCCACTTCGCGGTGGTGGCTCTGATCCCGCAATACGCCCGGATGCTGATCGGGTGA
- a CDS encoding YdeI/OmpD-associated family protein: MGKDAEYPILHLDSGEAWREWLEANHATSSGVWLRIARKGADLSSPTREEALDAALCYGWIDGQARSEGETSWLQKFTPRGKRSTWSKRNREKVERLIAAGLMRPAGMREVEAARADGRWDRAYDSPATASIPPDLEAALEQSPRAKEFFASLNSINRYAILHRIQTAVKPETRARRIEKLVAMLERGEKLY, from the coding sequence ATGGGAAAGGACGCGGAATACCCCATACTCCATCTGGACTCCGGTGAAGCCTGGCGAGAGTGGCTGGAGGCCAACCACGCCACCTCCAGCGGGGTGTGGCTGCGAATCGCCCGGAAAGGAGCCGACCTCAGCTCTCCGACACGCGAAGAGGCGCTGGATGCGGCGCTCTGCTATGGCTGGATCGACGGGCAGGCGCGCAGTGAGGGAGAGACCTCGTGGCTGCAGAAATTCACCCCGCGAGGGAAGCGCAGCACCTGGTCGAAGCGCAATCGGGAGAAGGTAGAGCGCCTCATCGCCGCCGGGCTGATGCGACCGGCGGGAATGAGGGAGGTCGAAGCCGCCCGAGCGGACGGGCGATGGGATCGTGCCTACGACTCCCCGGCCACCGCCAGCATTCCCCCGGATCTCGAGGCTGCCCTGGAGCAGAGCCCGCGGGCGAAGGAGTTCTTTGCTTCGCTCAACTCCATTAACCGATACGCCATCCTCCATCGCATCCAGACCGCGGTGAAGCCCGAGACCCGCGCAAGACGAATCGAGAAACTCGTGGCGATGCTCGAGCGCGGCGAGAAGCTCTACTGA
- a CDS encoding alpha/beta hydrolase yields the protein MPTARPGALVSRAPTSRTALVLLTAATLSGSAAFVSPLMGQQVRSGRVAVNGVSYYYEIHGAGEPLLLLHGGLGSIDMFRPILPALAAEREVIAVDLHGHGRTPLGEREISLVDMGDDLAVLLEELGYQQVDVLGYSMGGGVAFRLSVQHPERVRHLVLVSAGFSRDGFFPEMIPQQEQVGAEMVEAMKGTPMYQSYVSVAPKPDEFPRLLDNMGALMRQPYDWSAEVKSLRMPVMLVFGDSDMYRPEHMVEFYKLLGGGHRDAGWQRENMSQNRLAILPGLTHYEIFMAPQLVTTVLPFLNGETGALTWTGQGNAAN from the coding sequence ATGCCCACCGCCCGTCCCGGCGCCCTTGTGAGCCGCGCGCCGACCTCGCGGACCGCCCTCGTCCTGCTGACGGCAGCGACACTGTCCGGCAGCGCAGCCTTCGTCAGTCCATTGATGGGACAGCAGGTGCGCAGCGGGCGAGTAGCCGTGAACGGTGTGAGTTACTACTACGAGATTCACGGTGCCGGGGAGCCACTACTCCTGCTACACGGCGGTCTCGGCTCGATCGACATGTTCAGGCCCATCCTTCCCGCCCTGGCCGCCGAGCGCGAGGTGATCGCGGTCGACCTTCACGGTCATGGACGGACGCCGCTAGGTGAGCGAGAGATCAGCCTGGTAGACATGGGCGATGATCTGGCTGTGCTTCTCGAAGAGCTCGGCTACCAGCAGGTGGACGTCCTCGGCTATTCCATGGGTGGCGGAGTCGCCTTCCGCCTCAGCGTGCAGCATCCCGAACGCGTGCGGCACTTGGTCCTCGTGTCGGCCGGCTTCTCCCGCGACGGATTCTTCCCCGAGATGATCCCTCAGCAGGAGCAGGTGGGAGCGGAGATGGTCGAGGCGATGAAGGGCACACCGATGTACCAGTCGTATGTTTCGGTGGCCCCGAAGCCGGACGAGTTTCCGCGCCTCCTCGATAACATGGGGGCGCTGATGCGACAGCCCTACGATTGGTCCGCAGAGGTGAAGTCGCTTCGCATGCCGGTGATGCTGGTGTTCGGAGACAGCGACATGTACAGGCCCGAGCACATGGTCGAGTTCTACAAGCTGCTGGGCGGCGGGCACCGTGATGCCGGCTGGCAGCGGGAGAACATGTCGCAGAACCGTCTCGCCATCCTGCCCGGGCTGACCCACTACGAGATCTTCATGGCCCCACAGCTGGTCACCACCGTGCTCCCCTTTCTGAACGGGGAAACCGGTGCCCTCACCTGGACCGGCCAGGGAAACGCCGCGAACTGA
- a CDS encoding DUF6665 family protein, which produces MREQERLDPSILSRADGVEAEILQEKITTLRRAGEKLEESLAALREFEKERGGGHSAEREALVRSASEALFHYVVQREAIGLRDTDRLLDELDVPADVRLGMGVRERPYTPISCQVHDRLLALATLHRECTLELESFGGTVETVRGVIEDVYSYQRAEYLRLDNGRTVRLDALLSVDGEPVPPA; this is translated from the coding sequence ATGCGCGAGCAGGAACGCCTCGACCCCTCCATCCTCTCCCGCGCGGATGGGGTCGAGGCGGAAATTCTCCAGGAGAAGATCACCACCCTGCGACGAGCGGGCGAGAAGCTCGAGGAGTCACTCGCGGCGCTGAGAGAGTTCGAGAAGGAGCGGGGTGGTGGCCACTCCGCCGAGCGAGAGGCCCTGGTGCGCTCGGCTTCCGAGGCGCTCTTTCACTACGTGGTGCAGCGCGAGGCGATCGGCCTGCGGGATACGGACCGGCTCCTCGACGAGCTCGACGTGCCGGCCGACGTGCGGCTGGGAATGGGAGTGCGGGAGCGGCCCTATACGCCCATCTCCTGCCAGGTGCACGATCGCTTGCTCGCACTGGCCACATTGCACCGGGAGTGCACCCTCGAGCTGGAATCCTTCGGGGGCACAGTCGAGACCGTCCGCGGCGTCATCGAGGACGTGTATTCCTACCAGCGGGCCGAATACCTTCGGCTCGATAACGGGCGGACGGTTCGTCTCGACGCCCTCCTGAGCGTCGATGGCGAACCCGTCCCGCCCGCTTGA
- a CDS encoding dihydrofolate reductase family protein, translating to MKTQYYTASSLDGFIADADNSLEWLLQFGDPPEGGYEEFIREVGAVAMGSTTYQWLLDNYIHLDQPDQKPWPYDQSAWVFTTGSLSAVPGADIRFVRGDVRPVHQAMAEAANGKNIWLIGGGELVGQFHDHGLLDELIVTIASVTLGGGAPLLPRAIVSPPLKLISARAQGEGFVELRYEVQKER from the coding sequence ATGAAGACCCAGTACTACACGGCCTCGAGCCTGGACGGCTTCATCGCCGACGCGGACAACTCGCTCGAATGGTTGTTGCAGTTCGGCGATCCGCCGGAGGGTGGCTACGAGGAGTTCATTCGCGAAGTCGGTGCGGTCGCCATGGGCTCGACGACGTACCAGTGGCTCCTCGACAACTACATCCACCTCGACCAGCCCGATCAGAAGCCGTGGCCGTACGATCAGTCGGCCTGGGTCTTCACCACCGGCTCCCTGTCCGCGGTGCCGGGTGCCGACATCCGCTTCGTGCGGGGGGACGTTCGCCCCGTCCACCAGGCGATGGCCGAGGCAGCGAACGGCAAGAACATCTGGCTGATCGGCGGCGGGGAGCTGGTGGGGCAGTTTCACGACCACGGCCTGCTCGATGAGCTGATCGTGACCATCGCCTCCGTCACTCTGGGCGGGGGCGCCCCCCTGTTGCCGCGTGCGATCGTATCCCCGCCCCTGAAGCTCATTTCCGCCCGGGCTCAGGGGGAGGGCTTCGTGGAGCTCCGGTACGAGGTGCAGAAGGAGCGCTGA
- a CDS encoding VOC family protein, translating into MQRAHIYVNFAGNSEEAFEFYRQVFGGDYMGVFRYRDMGGEQMGLSGSDLDKIMHIALPLPDGTLLMATDVLESTGQKLTQGNNFYIYVETDSADEARRLFDGLSNGGAVEMDLARTEWAEQYGSLRDRFGVQWMVSYTGNVQFGAQPAA; encoded by the coding sequence ATGCAGCGCGCCCACATATACGTCAACTTCGCAGGCAATTCGGAGGAGGCTTTCGAATTCTATCGACAGGTCTTCGGTGGCGATTACATGGGGGTCTTCCGCTACCGGGACATGGGAGGAGAACAGATGGGCCTCTCGGGGAGCGATCTCGACAAGATCATGCACATCGCCCTCCCGCTTCCCGACGGTACCCTCCTCATGGCCACCGACGTGCTCGAGTCGACAGGTCAGAAGCTGACGCAAGGGAACAACTTCTACATCTATGTGGAGACCGACTCGGCGGACGAAGCGCGGCGCCTCTTCGACGGCCTGAGCAACGGCGGCGCGGTGGAAATGGACCTTGCGCGCACCGAATGGGCGGAGCAGTATGGCTCGCTCCGCGATCGCTTCGGAGTTCAGTGGATGGTCTCGTATACCGGCAACGTGCAGTTCGGCGCGCAACCGGCCGCGTGA
- a CDS encoding endo-1,4-beta-xylanase: protein MRKHLELATAFACATLVLSSNPAIAQRGITLKEAYQGAFKIGVSVGRGVVSGADSSGRRLVLEHFNSITAENAMKAGPINPRPGVYNWGPADSIVAFGEAHGMFIVGHTLVWHNQTPDWFFQDENGNPNTPEQQIERMRRHIEAVAGRYAGRVHAWDVVNEVIDNDGSYRQTSWVRAVGDGDELVKNAFRFAAQYAPDAELYYNDFNAWRPAKRDGIVRMVRMLQREGIRIDGIGMQGHWGLNYPKTEYIEAAIDSFAALGVKVMITELDVDVLPLTREGQIIGRGMSDPQFQLEEFEAYLDPYKEGLPEEVQQQLAERYAELFEIFYRKRDKIDRVTLWGVHDGANWKNNYPIPRRTNYATLFDRERQPKPAFHAVIAVPED from the coding sequence ATGAGAAAGCACCTCGAGCTCGCTACCGCCTTCGCCTGCGCAACCCTGGTCCTCTCCAGCAACCCCGCCATCGCACAGCGAGGCATCACGCTCAAGGAAGCTTACCAGGGAGCGTTCAAGATCGGCGTCTCGGTGGGCCGAGGCGTGGTCAGCGGAGCCGACAGCAGCGGTCGGCGGCTCGTGCTCGAGCACTTCAACTCGATCACCGCCGAAAACGCGATGAAGGCCGGGCCCATCAACCCGCGCCCGGGAGTCTACAACTGGGGTCCGGCGGACTCGATCGTGGCGTTCGGCGAGGCACACGGGATGTTCATCGTCGGCCACACCCTGGTCTGGCACAATCAGACGCCGGACTGGTTCTTTCAGGACGAGAACGGGAATCCGAACACTCCCGAACAACAGATCGAGCGGATGCGCCGCCACATCGAGGCGGTGGCCGGGCGGTACGCCGGCCGCGTCCATGCCTGGGATGTGGTCAACGAGGTAATCGACAACGACGGCTCCTACCGGCAGACCAGCTGGGTACGCGCCGTGGGGGACGGCGACGAGCTGGTGAAGAACGCCTTCCGATTCGCCGCGCAGTACGCCCCCGATGCCGAGCTCTACTACAACGATTTCAACGCCTGGAGGCCTGCCAAGCGCGACGGCATCGTCCGCATGGTCCGGATGCTTCAGCGTGAGGGCATCCGCATCGATGGGATCGGCATGCAGGGGCACTGGGGCCTCAACTACCCGAAGACCGAGTACATCGAAGCCGCAATCGATTCCTTCGCCGCCCTGGGCGTGAAGGTGATGATCACGGAGCTGGACGTGGACGTTCTCCCGCTGACGCGGGAGGGGCAGATCATCGGTCGGGGGATGAGCGATCCGCAGTTCCAGCTCGAGGAGTTCGAGGCCTATCTCGATCCGTACAAGGAGGGACTGCCGGAGGAGGTGCAGCAGCAGCTCGCCGAACGCTACGCCGAGCTCTTCGAGATCTTCTACCGCAAGCGGGACAAGATCGACCGGGTCACGTTGTGGGGGGTGCACGATGGGGCGAACTGGAAGAACAACTACCCGATCCCGCGGCGGACCAACTACGCCACGCTGTTCGACCGCGAGCGACAACCCAAACCCGCCTTCCACGCGGTGATCGCCGTGCCCGAGGACTAG